Genomic DNA from Hymenobacter jejuensis:
CACAGCGTAGCGGTAGATTTGCAGCTAACGCCTTCTGAGCCGCCGGCCGAGTTGTATCACGGCACCGTAGCCGCCGCCATGCCAGCCATTCGGCGCGAAGGCCTGCGCAAAATGAACCGCCACCACGTCCATCTGTCGCCCGACCCAGAAACCGCACGCCGCGTAGGGAGCCGGCGCGGCAAGCCCGTGGTTTTGGTAGTGGACGCGGCAGGGCTGTACCAAAGTGGAGCTGTCTTTTATGAATCGGGCAACGGCGTGTGGCTGGTGGACCAAGTGCCGCCGGAGTTTTTACGAGAAGCGTAGTAACCGCCGGCCGAAGGCAAGTATTTGCGGATAGAATCGTTGCTTTGTGGTGCGCCTAGTCGAGCCTCGACGCGGCGCAGGCATACCATCGCTTTTACTTTACTTCCCTTGGACTCACAGGAAATCATTGCGCGTACAGCCGAATTTGTTCGGCAAAAATTTCTTCACGAAGGTTCCGGCCACGATTGGGAGCACATTCGGCGCGTGTGGCAAGTGGCTCGCCAACTGGCAGTTAGCACGCCGGGCGCCGATATGGTAGTTACCGAGCTTGGGGCCTTGCTCCACGACGTAGCCGATTGGAAATTCCATGGCGGCGACGAGGAAGCCGGTCCGCGCGCCGCCCGTGAGTGGTTGAGTGGCCTGGCGGTAGAGGAAGCCGTGATGCAGCGG
This window encodes:
- a CDS encoding RNA 2'-phosphotransferase, which encodes MNPAQAIRLSKFLSLHLRHRPEALGLALQAGGWVGVEELLAACIRQGQPISRAQLDELVRGSDKQRFAYDETGTRIRAQQGHSVAVDLQLTPSEPPAELYHGTVAAAMPAIRREGLRKMNRHHVHLSPDPETARRVGSRRGKPVVLVVDAAGLYQSGAVFYESGNGVWLVDQVPPEFLREA